The window ATACTCCTCATAAGTCTTATTTATTATATCTGAATACTTACCATCTTCTATTTCTACACTCTCTACCTTAGTTAAAAAAGTAGTATGTCTACAGTGATCTGACCAATAAGTATCTATTATCTTTATCTCAGTTATAGTAGGATTTCTCTTTTCAGTGTCTCTAAAATATCCTTGTATCAACACCAAATCATCATACATCATTGCAAGACCTCTATCTTTTATGAAGTCTTTTAAATTATTCTCATCCATATCTATAAAACCATCTACAACCTCAACCTCATCTACATAATCTATTTCTACAACCAAATTTTCTGGTTTGTCTAATCTAGCTTCTCTTGAATCTACAGGATTTATAAGGTAATTCTTTATATTTTCAAACTCAGTATTGTCAATTTCCCCATCTATTACTATAGTTCTAGCGAAGTTAACTAAAGGTCTATTATTTTGAGTTAGTATTTCAATACACTGAACAGCCCAATCAGCTCTTTGATCATACTGCCCAGGAAGATATTCTATAGCGAACATCTTTGAATTATCATCAATATCTATATTCTCATGATATACATTATCTATGTTGGGCTCAGAGAATATACTCTTAACAGACTTTTCATATACATCTTCTGATATATTCTCTATATCATATCTATTTAAAACCCTAATATTGTCTATATTTTTTATACCCAAATTTAATTTTATGTCTCTAAGTAACTTCTTAGCTTCTACATCAAATCCAGATTTTTTCTCTACAAACAATCTTTTTATATTAGACATATTACTCACACTCCCCAATATCTCTTCTATAATGCATTCCATCAAAATATATCTTATCTATATTTGTATATACTTTTTTCGTAGCTTCCTTTAAAGTATCTGCCTTTGCACTTACCCCTATAACTCTTCCTCCATTTGTTACTAAATTTTCTTTTTCTCTTTTAGTACCACTATGGAATAAAACTATATCTTCGTCTAAATCACCTATGTTTATAACTTTTCCTTTTTCGTAGTTATTAGGATATCCACCTGATGTTAGCATTACACAAACAGTTTTCTTATCACTCCATTTTATATCAGTATCTTTTAATTTATTATCTAATATGCTCTCTATTATATCTATCAAACTACTTTCAAGTCTTGTTAAAACTACCTGTGTTTCAGGATCCCCAAATCTAACATTAAACTCTAAAACCTTTGGGCCATCATTTGTTATCATAAGTCCTATGAAAAGTATACCTTTATATTTTAAATTATCTTTTTTCAAACCATCTATTATAGGTTTTAATATTTTATTATCTATCTCTGTTTGTAAATCTTCATTGTATATATCACTTGGTGAGAATGTTCCCATTCCTCCAGTATTTGGTCCAACCTCATGGTCAAATACTTTCTTGTGATCCTTTGCACTTACCATAGGTACTATAGTTTCATTGTCTACAAAAGTGAGTATAGATGTCTCTATGCCAGTTAAGAATTCCTCTATTATTACTTTTTCTCCAGCTGATCCAAATTTTTTATTTTGCATCATATCATTCAAGCTATCAACAGCTTCCTTTTCACAAGTAGCTATTATTACACCTTTTCCAGCAGCAAGACCATCAGCCTTAACCACAACAGGATATCCGTATATACCAACGTTTTTTATAGCTTCATCTAAATTATTAAATTCCTTGTATTTAGCAGTAGGAATATCGTGTTTTATCATAAACTCTTTAGAATAACTCTTACTTCCCTCAAGAAGTGCACAAGCTTTGTTAGGTCCAAATATCTTCATATTATTCTTTTCAAACTCATCAACTATTCCCATTACAAGAGAAAGTTCAGGTCCTACTATAGTAATATCTATATCATTTTTCTTTGCAAAATCAATTAAACCATCTATATCGCTATCCTTAATATCAACAATTTCAGCAATCTCAGATATACCTGCATTTCCGGGAGCACAGTATATTTTGCTGGCCTTATCTTCATTTAATAGCTTATGGCAAATAGCATGCTCTCTACCACCACTTCCAACTACTAAAACTTTCATAAAATCACCCCGTACCTTATTTTTTAGTGTTTAAAATGTCTAACCCCTGTAAACACCATAGATATTCCTAACTCATCACAAGCCTTTATAGAATCTCCATCATTACGTGATCCTCCAGGCTGGATTATATTTTTAATACCATATTTTGCAGCAAATTT is drawn from Tepidibacter hydrothermalis and contains these coding sequences:
- the purD gene encoding phosphoribosylamine--glycine ligase, whose product is MKVLVVGSGGREHAICHKLLNEDKASKIYCAPGNAGISEIAEIVDIKDSDIDGLIDFAKKNDIDITIVGPELSLVMGIVDEFEKNNMKIFGPNKACALLEGSKSYSKEFMIKHDIPTAKYKEFNNLDEAIKNVGIYGYPVVVKADGLAAGKGVIIATCEKEAVDSLNDMMQNKKFGSAGEKVIIEEFLTGIETSILTFVDNETIVPMVSAKDHKKVFDHEVGPNTGGMGTFSPSDIYNEDLQTEIDNKILKPIIDGLKKDNLKYKGILFIGLMITNDGPKVLEFNVRFGDPETQVVLTRLESSLIDIIESILDNKLKDTDIKWSDKKTVCVMLTSGGYPNNYEKGKVINIGDLDEDIVLFHSGTKREKENLVTNGGRVIGVSAKADTLKEATKKVYTNIDKIYFDGMHYRRDIGECE